A stretch of Colletotrichum lupini chromosome 2, complete sequence DNA encodes these proteins:
- a CDS encoding DNA topoisomerase: protein MKVLCVAEKPSISKAVAGHLAGRSPEVHNTRSQYIKNYGFDFDFGAPWGSCGVTMTAVLGHLTGLEFTPENKNWSHPPPESLFSAPVVTVVPQDKKTVAENIERQARYCQLLVIWTDCDREGEHIGKEIVNAAKKGNSRITVKRATFSNIERAHILTAARRLTDLDQKQVDAVDARIELDLRIGYAFTRFLTISLRPLGGALQERTISYGKLARFVVDRYFRVQNFVPEPFWSIKVMHSREGKKVNFSWSRNRLFDRMSVVILYERCLNAKKARVTKVQEKPTRKWKPLPLTTVELQKAATRLLRMSGQQAMTVAEGLYNKGFISYPRTETDRFDKGMDLKALCRKQTPDSRWGQYAQSLLDGSFSQPREGKHDDKAHPPIHPVTYAAPTVLSADEKQLYEYVVRRFLACCSEDAKGLATDVEILYGEETFHTRGLVVLERNYLDVFVYEKWNDSAELPKFTPDETFQPTEALMTDGKTSPPNYLTEADLIALMDANGIGTDATMAEHIQKIQDREYVQLADGGQRGQDGDDDDDDRDRPPSPPARGGRGGRGNRGGRGGRGGRGASSAGRRGLKVFIPTQLGVALITGFDRMEFETSLGKPFLRKEMENKMKAICDGRMTKEAVLRESLGQYRQVFRDSQERLNVLKAVSRSSITNTLTRADFIRRVANTCRFASEPGNSMFVMANKGSALS from the exons ATGAAGGTCCTCTGCGTTGCCGAGAAACCATCCATTTCGAAAGCCGTTGCCGGCCATTTGGCAGGACGAAGCCCTGAAGTC CACAACACTCGTTCTCAATACATCAAAAACTATGGCTTCGACTTTGACTTTGGCGCCCCGTGGGGTTCGTGTGGTGTTACCATGACGGCCGTTCTGGGCCATCTTACGGGACTCGAGTTCACACCAGAGAACAAGAACTGGTCGCACCCGCCGCCAGAGAGCTTGTTCAGTGCACCAGTAGTAACAGTAGTGCCTCAG GACAAGAAAACCGTTGCGGAGAACATTGAGCGGCAAGCTCGGTACTGCCAGCTTCTTGTCATCTGGACTGATTGTGATCGAGAGGGAGAGCACATTGGAAAAGAAATCGTCAATGCTGCCAAGAAAGGCAACAGCCGAATCACCGTCAAGCGTGCCACTTTCAGCAACATCGAACGAGC CCACATTCTCACTGCTGCCCGACGCCTCACAGACCTTGATCAGAAACAAGTCGACGCCGTAGATGCGAGAATAGAGCTGGATCTTAGGATTGGGTATGCTTTTACGCGTTTCCTGACCATTAGCCTTCGCCCCCTGGGAGGTGCGCTGCAGGAACGAACAATCAGTTATGGTAAGCTTGCAC GATTCGTCGTAGATCGGTACTTCCGGGTCCAAAACTTTGTCCCCGAGCCGTTCTGGAGCATCAAAGTCATGCACTCTCGTGAGGGCAAGAAAGTCAACTTCAGCTGGTCGCGAAACCGTCTCTTTGATCGGATGTCTGTTGTCATTCTCTACGAACGATGCCTCAACGCGAAGAAAGCCAGGGTTACAAAGGTCCAGGAGAAGCCAACGAGGAAATGGAAGCCTCTGCCGTTGACCACTGTCGAGCTGCAAAAGGCAGCAACTCGTCTTCTCCGGATGAGCGGTCAACAGGCCATGACAGTCGCCGAGGGTCTCTACAACAAAGGGTTTATCAGCTATCCTAGAACTGAAACAGATCGTTTCGACAAAGGCATGGACCTCAAGGCACTATGCAGGAAGCAGACGCCTGATTCTCGATGGGGCCAATACGCGCAGAGTCTTTTGGATGGGAGCTTCAGTCAGCCACGGGAGGGAAAACATGATGATAAGGCCCATCCACCCATTCATCCAGTCACGTACGCGGCGCCTACGGTACTGAGTGCAGATGAGAAGCAGCTTTACGAATATGTCGTACGGCGGTTCCTTGCTTGTTGCTCCGAAGATGCCAAAGGCCTGGCAACCGACGTGGAGATACTCTATGGTGAAGAGACCTTCCATACCCGTGGATTAGTCGTCCTAGAGCGCAACTACCTTGACGTCTTTGTCTACGAGAAGTGGAACGACTCTGCAGAATTACCGAAATTCACGCCAGACGAAACATTCCAGCCAACAGAAGCCTTGATGACGGATGGCAAGACAAGCCCGCCAAACTACCTCACAGAAGCAGACCTCATTGCGCTCATGGATGCCAACGGAATCGGAACAGATGCTACGATGGCGGAGCACATTCAGAAGATCCAAGACAGAGAATACGTCCAGCTAGCTGACGGGGGTCAACGTGGCCAGGATGgtgacgacgatgatgacgacCGGGATAGACCTCCTTCGCCGCCAGCTAGAGGCGGCCGAGGGGGCCGCGGCAATCGCGGTGGTCGCGGGGGCAGAGGGGGTCGCGGCGCGTCGTCGGCAGGACGGAGAGGGCTCAAGGTCTTCATCCCGACCCAGCTCGGTGTGGCACTCATCACGGGATTCGATCGCATGGAATTCGAAACTAGTCTGGGCAAGCCATTCTTGCGGAAAGAGATGGAGAACAAGATGAAGGCAATCTGCGACGGGCGCATGACCAAGGAGGCAGTCCTGCGGGAAAGTCTAGGCCAGTACCGACAAGTATTCCGGGACTCGCAAGAACGGCTCAACGTTCTCAAGGCAGTAAGTCGGAGTTCCATCACTAACACGCTTACACGCGCTGACTTTATTAGGCGTGTCGCGAATACATGTCGATTCGCGAGTGAGCCCGGCAATTCGATGTTCGTGATGGCAAATAAGGGCTCAGCCCTTTCGTAG